A window of the Dictyostelium discoideum AX4 chromosome 4 chromosome, whole genome shotgun sequence genome harbors these coding sequences:
- a CDS encoding nucleotide binding protein 1-like protein, protein MSGCGNGSDNLEDIGNNFKKVVVQPPKKTTSIIIQQDSDDSQTITSSLKPKSTCCSAGENKSSSSSSCCSSSNKVEEKQKSSCCSGGESKSSSSCCSGNNNKFEEKQKSSCCGGNENKSSSSCCSSNNNNKVEEKQKSGCCGGSEKSGSSSCCKSESTTTTTTTNKQIKDDSNILSSGATIIEGNIIKASVGCPSDTPLAGSEAICSSCPGQNACKSQADNPDKKSIEIRMKVIKNKILVMSSKGGVGKSTVSSLLSYGFSKRNNNTTKVSVLDVDICGPSIPKLMGVDKLQIINSEYGWIPPKVQQANHDIKVMSVGFLLGTPDAPVIWKGPRKTTMIRRFLKDTFWGKQDYLIIDTPPGTSDEHLSIINSLKSCNPDGAVLVTTPQDLSCDTVKKEISLCRQLNVPIIGIIENLSGFVCPCCDEVTEIFKSDGGKKLAEQFNIPFLGKIPIDTNLGKSAENGVCSICDHPNTPGTLAIHSIIDKIDQIIIENKKKL, encoded by the coding sequence atgtcaGGTTGTGGAAATGGTAGTGATAATTTAGAAGATATTggcaataattttaaaaaagttgttGTTCAAccaccaaaaaaaacaacttcAATTATAATACAACAAGATTCTGATGATTCTCAAACAAtaacatcatcattaaagCCAAAATCCACTTGTTGCAGTGCTGGtgaaaataaatcatcatcatcatcatcatgttgtagtagtagtaataaagttgaagaaaaacaaaaatcaagttgttgtagtggtggtgaaagtaaatcatcatcatcatgttgtagtggtaataataataaatttgaagaaaaacaaaaatcaagTTGTTGTGGaggaaatgaaaataaatcatcatcttcatgttgtagtagtaataataataataaagttgaagaaaaacaaaaatcagGTTGTTGTGGAGGTAGTGAAAAAAGTGGATCATCATCATGTTGTAAATCAGAATcaacgacaacaacaacaacaacaaataaacaaataaaagatgattcaaatattttatcaaGTGGTGCAACAATAATTGAaggtaatattattaaagcATCAGTTGGATGTCCTTCAGATACACCATTAGCAGGATCAGAAGCAATTTGTTCAAGTTGTCCAGGTCAAAATGCATGTAAATCACAAGCTGATAATCCTGATAAAAAGAGTATTGAAATTAGAATGaaagttattaaaaataagataTTGGTAATGTCATCAAAGGGTGGTGTTGGTAAATCAACAGTTTCATCCTTGTTATCATATGGTTTTTCAAAGAGAAATAATAACACCACCAAAGTATCTGTATTAGATGTTGATATTTGCGGTCCGTCAATTCCAAAGCTAATGGGTGTTGATAAATTgcaaattataaattcagAGTATGGTTGGATTCCACCAAAGGTGCAACAAGCAAATCATGATATTAAAGTCATGTCTGTTGGTTTTTTATTGGGTACCCCTGATGCACCTGTAATTTGGAAAGGTCCAAGAAAGACCACAATGATTCGTAGATTCCTTAAAGATACATTTTGGGGTAAACAAGATTATCTCATCATCGATACGCCACCAGGCACAAGTGATGAACATCTCTCCATTATCAATTCTCTAAAATCTTGTAATCCCGATGGTGCAGTATTGGTCACCACTCCACAAGATCTCTCTTGTGATACtgtaaaaaaagagatttcATTATGTCGTCAATTAAATGTACCAATCATAGGTatcattgaaaatttatcTGGTTTTGTATGTCCATGTTGTGATGAAGTAACAGAAATTTTCAAATCTGATGGTGGTAAAAAGTTGGCAGAACAATTTAATATTCCATTCCTTGGCAAAATTCCAATAGATACAAATTTAGGTAAATCAGCTGAAAATGGGGTTTGTTCAATTTGTGATCATCCAAATACTCCTGGTACTTTAGCAATTCAttcaattattgataaaattgatcaaataataattgaaaataaaaaaaaactttaa